The following are encoded together in the Oncorhynchus kisutch isolate 150728-3 linkage group LG8, Okis_V2, whole genome shotgun sequence genome:
- the LOC109878802 gene encoding tropomyosin alpha-1 chain isoform X4 yields the protein MAGLTSLEAVKRKIKALQKQADGAEESAERRQKELGLERDARESAEADVASLNRRIQLVEEELDRAQERLATALTKLEEAEKAADESERGMKVIENRASKDEEKMELQEIQLKEAKHIAEEADRKYEEVARKLVIIESDLERTEERAELSEGKCAELEEELKTVTNNLKSLEAQAEKYSQKEDKYEEEIKVLTDKLKEAETRAEFAERSVAKLEKTIDDLEDELYAQKLKYKAISEELDHALNDMTSM from the exons ATGGCCGGGCTAACGTCGTTGGAAGCTGTAAAAAGGAAAATTAAAGCATTACAAAAGCAGGCTGACGGTGCAGAAGAGTCGGCAGAGAGGCGGCAGAAGGAACTGGGTCTGGAGAGGGATGCGAGAGAATCC GCCGAGGCTGATGTAGCTTCCCTGAACAGACGTATCCAACTGGTTGAGGAGGAGTTGGACCGTGCTCAGGAGCGTCTGGCCACAGCTCTGACCAAGCTGGAGGAGGCTGAGAAGGCTGCTGATGAGAGTGAGAG AGGCATGAAGGTGATTGAAAACAGAGCATCGAAGGATGAGGAGAAGATGGAGCTGCAGGAGATCCAGCTGAAGGAGGCCAAGCACATCGCTGAGGAGGCTGACAGGAAATACGAGGAG GTCGCCCGTAAGCTGGTCATCATTGAGAGTGATCTGGAACGTACAGAGGAGCGCGCTGAGCTCTCTGAAGG CAAATGCGCTGAACTTGAGGAAGAGTTGAAGACAGTCACAAACAACCTGAAGTCTCTTGAGGCTCAGGCAGAGAAG TACTCACAGAAGGAGGACAAGTACGAGGAGGAGATCAAGGTTCTCACAGACAAGCTAAAGGAG GCTGAGACCCGTGCTGAGTTCGCTGAGAGGTCCGTGGCCAAGCTTGAGAAGACCATTGATGATCTGGAGG ATGAGTTGTATGCACAGAAGCTAAAGTACAAGGCCATCAGCGAGGAGCTGGACCACGCCCTCAACGACATGACCTCCATGTAA
- the LOC109878802 gene encoding tropomyosin alpha-4 chain isoform X6 — protein MAGLTSLEAVKRKIKALQKQADGAEESAERRQKELGLERDARESAEADVASLNRRIQLVEEELDRAQERLATALTKLEEAEKAADESERGMKVIENRASKDEEKMELQEIQLKEAKHIAEEADRKYEEVARKLVIIESDLERTEERAELSEGKCAELEEELKTVTNNLKSLEAQAEKYSQKEDKYEEEIKVLTDKLKEAETRAEFAERSVAKLEKTIDDLEDPLYRQLEKNRLLSNELRVVLNQD, from the exons ATGGCCGGGCTAACGTCGTTGGAAGCTGTAAAAAGGAAAATTAAAGCATTACAAAAGCAGGCTGACGGTGCAGAAGAGTCGGCAGAGAGGCGGCAGAAGGAACTGGGTCTGGAGAGGGATGCGAGAGAATCC GCCGAGGCTGATGTAGCTTCCCTGAACAGACGTATCCAACTGGTTGAGGAGGAGTTGGACCGTGCTCAGGAGCGTCTGGCCACAGCTCTGACCAAGCTGGAGGAGGCTGAGAAGGCTGCTGATGAGAGTGAGAG AGGCATGAAGGTGATTGAAAACAGAGCATCGAAGGATGAGGAGAAGATGGAGCTGCAGGAGATCCAGCTGAAGGAGGCCAAGCACATCGCTGAGGAGGCTGACAGGAAATACGAGGAG GTCGCCCGTAAGCTGGTCATCATTGAGAGTGATCTGGAACGTACAGAGGAGCGCGCTGAGCTCTCTGAAGG CAAATGCGCTGAACTTGAGGAAGAGTTGAAGACAGTCACAAACAACCTGAAGTCTCTTGAGGCTCAGGCAGAGAAG TACTCACAGAAGGAGGACAAGTACGAGGAGGAGATCAAGGTTCTCACAGACAAGCTAAAGGAG GCTGAGACCCGTGCTGAGTTCGCTGAGAGGTCCGTGGCCAAGCTTGAGAAGACCATTGATGATCTGGAGG ACCCTCTGTACCGGCAGCTTGAGAAAAATCGTCTTCTTTCCAATGAACTGAGAGTGGTGTTAAATCAGGATTAA
- the LOC109878802 gene encoding tropomyosin alpha-1 chain isoform X5: MAGLTSLEAVKRKIKALQKQADGAEESAERRQKELGLERDARESAEADVASLNRRIQLVEEELDRAQERLATALTKLEEAEKAADESERGMKVIENRASKDEEKMELQEIQLKEAKHIAEEADRKYEEVARKLVIIESDLERTEERAELSEGKCAELEEELKTVTNNLKSLEAQAEKYSQKEDKYEEEIKVLTDKLKEAETRAEFAERSVAKLEKTIDDLEDELYAQKLKYKAISEELDHALNDMTSI, from the exons ATGGCCGGGCTAACGTCGTTGGAAGCTGTAAAAAGGAAAATTAAAGCATTACAAAAGCAGGCTGACGGTGCAGAAGAGTCGGCAGAGAGGCGGCAGAAGGAACTGGGTCTGGAGAGGGATGCGAGAGAATCC GCCGAGGCTGATGTAGCTTCCCTGAACAGACGTATCCAACTGGTTGAGGAGGAGTTGGACCGTGCTCAGGAGCGTCTGGCCACAGCTCTGACCAAGCTGGAGGAGGCTGAGAAGGCTGCTGATGAGAGTGAGAG AGGCATGAAGGTGATTGAAAACAGAGCATCGAAGGATGAGGAGAAGATGGAGCTGCAGGAGATCCAGCTGAAGGAGGCCAAGCACATCGCTGAGGAGGCTGACAGGAAATACGAGGAG GTCGCCCGTAAGCTGGTCATCATTGAGAGTGATCTGGAACGTACAGAGGAGCGCGCTGAGCTCTCTGAAGG CAAATGCGCTGAACTTGAGGAAGAGTTGAAGACAGTCACAAACAACCTGAAGTCTCTTGAGGCTCAGGCAGAGAAG TACTCACAGAAGGAGGACAAGTACGAGGAGGAGATCAAGGTTCTCACAGACAAGCTAAAGGAG GCTGAGACCCGTGCTGAGTTCGCTGAGAGGTCCGTGGCCAAGCTTGAGAAGACCATTGATGATCTGGAGG ATGAGTTGTATGCACAGAAGCTAAAGTACAAGGCCATCAGCGAGGAGCTGGACCACGCCCTCAACGACATGACCTCCAT TTAA